The genomic region GCAGCTTCAGTTTCGAACCGACGATCCTGGCTCATGGCTGGTATCCGATAGAAAGCAGCCAGGACCATTTCCACCGCTGGATGCGACCCGCCGAGGACGGGGCGCTGGCCTGCCTGCCGCATCTGGGGGAGATCGACCAGAGCATCGAGATCGCGGGGCACGTGCTGCATCCGGACCAGTTCGACGGCCTGTCAATCCGCGTCGGCGACACAGGGGCCGAGATCGCGCCGGATCCCGAGGAGCCGACCCGCTTCACAGCCCGGTTGAACCTGGCCGCGGACGCGCTGGCACAGTCCAACTATGTCGCGATCGTGTTCGAGATGGAGGACTTCCGCCAGCCCAATGCGACCGATACCCGCCTGCTGGGCTGCAACATCAGGCGCTTCACCTGCCATCCGCAAAGCGATGCCCCATGAAGATCGCGGCACTGTGCGACTTTCCCTTCTGGGCCAGCAACCTCGGAACCGGGGTGCGCCACGACAGCCTGTGCCGCGCGCTGGCCGGCATCTGCGACCTGACGGTGATCTCGACGGTGACGCTGCACAAGAAGGATGAACATTTTCGTCAGACCGCCCCCTACCGGCTGCTGGACCGCGGCGATCTCAAGGATCTCGTCCAGCGTGTCGGCGGCCCTCCCATCTCGGGCCTGCTTCCCGATCGTGAAATGCCGGTGAGGGCCATCGCCTGCCTAGTGAGCGACGAAGGCTTCGACGCGGTGCTGACGCCCTATTTCAACCGCGACTGGATGGTCGAGCATCTGCCGCGCCACGTGGTGCGCATCATCGACACCCACGACTGCCAGTCCCAGCGCGCGACGTCACTGATGCGCCATGGCATCGTGCCGACCTTTTTCCTGGATGCCGCCCATGAGGGCGCCATGTTCAAGGACTATGACATCGCCCTGGCCATGTCGGTAGAAGACCGGGCCGAATTCGCCGGGATGACCGATATTCCCGTGATCACCGCGCCGTTCCGGGTGCGGTCGCGCGATCTGGCCCCGATGCGCCATGTCTACGGTCAGACCGGCAGCCGGAACCTGCTGTTCA from Roseovarius sp. THAF27 harbors:
- a CDS encoding glycosyltransferase produces the protein MKIAALCDFPFWASNLGTGVRHDSLCRALAGICDLTVISTVTLHKKDEHFRQTAPYRLLDRGDLKDLVQRVGGPPISGLLPDREMPVRAIACLVSDEGFDAVLTPYFNRDWMVEHLPRHVVRIIDTHDCQSQRATSLMRHGIVPTFFLDAAHEGAMFKDYDIALAMSVEDRAEFAGMTDIPVITAPFRVRSRDLAPMRHVYGQTGSRNLLFIAAQSPVNDMTLDYLLRQIMPLVPGQCTLTVIGNVTMPQDVDLPHVTLQHLQDVGDLVPLYAQADLALNPTFAGGGVKTKTLEAMAFGVPVVTCDEGARGLRHLLPDDLVVNDKETFAYRVGELLDAPERRAALARQILDNLSAENAEQWLSLFGAVTRAAISTKRERYLR